Below is a genomic region from Streptomyces ferrugineus.
AGACCCGCTCGAAGCACTACTCGAAGCTGCGCGTCATGGACTACGACTACATCGGCTGGTCGGGCGGCGGCGTCGGCCTGTGGATCGTGCGCAGCAACCACGAGAAGGCCTCCGGCGGCCCGTTCTACCGCTCCCTGCTGCGCCACCAGAGCGCGGACGGCGGCGGCCTGTACGAGATCCTGTACTACGGCCAGAACCAGACCGAGGCCCAGCGCTTCGGCCTGCAGGGCCCGTACGTCATCGCCCTCACGGACGGCGGGGCGCCCTCCGCGTCGCTGTTCCCGGGCACCCTGACCACCTCGTGGGCGGACTCCCTCGGCATGTCCGGGTACGTCGGCGCGGGCGGGCGCGGCAAGGTGGCCGGCGTCGGGATCGCCGGGCGGAACACGGCGTACCCGTACACGGTCGGACTCGCCAACTCGGCGGCGCAGTACTGGGGTTCGGCGCGCTCCTCGGACGGTTTCTTCTCGATCGGGGGCGTGCTGCCGGGGACGTACACCCTGACCGTCTTCAAGGGCGAACTCGCCGTGCACACGGGGTCGGTGACGGTCGCGGCCGGTGCGACGACCACGCTCAACACCATCACCGTCCCGTCCTCCAACGACCCGGGCAACGCCGCCGCCATCTGGCGGATCGGCGAGTGGGACGGCACGCCGAGCGGCCTCAAGAACGCCGATCTGATGACGTACGCGCATCCGTCCGACGTCCGGGCGGCGCCCTGGACCGGCAATGTCGTCATCGGCAACAACGAGACGTCGGCCTTCCCCTGCTACCTCTGGAAGGACGTCAACAGCGGGATCCTGGTGTACTTCCGGCTGACGGCGGCCCAGGCGGCGGCCGCGCACACCCTGCGGATCGGGGTGACGACGGCGTACGCCAACGGCCGCCCCCAGGTGACGGTGAACGACGCCTGGACGTCCGCCATCCCCTCCCCGCCCACCCAGCCGAACACCCGGTCGCTGACCAACGGTTCCTACCGGGGCAACAACCACACGTTCACGTACAGCGTGCCGGCGTCCGCCTGGAAGACGGACACCGGCCAGTACAACGTGCTCAGGATCGCTGTGGTGAGCGGTTCGGGGCTGACGGGCTATCTCAGCGCGGGCACGGCGGTCGACGCGATCGACCTGCTGGCCTGAGGGCACCTCACGTCCCGCGCGTCCACTGCTGGTTGGTTCCTCCGTTGCAGGTGTAGGTGATGATCGCGGCGGAGTCGGCGGTGGACGCGCCGTTGACGTCCAGGCACTCGCCGGTGGCGCGGGACCTGATGTTCACGTAGGAGCCGGTGGTGGTCAGCGACCACTGCTGGCCGGTCGCGGAGGCGTCGCAGTTCTCCTGGGTGACCGTGCTCGCGTTCTCCTGGACGCACAGGGAGCTGTGCCGGGTGACGAGCTGGTAGTAGCCGCTGCCGACGGACTTGAGCCAGTACTTCTGGTTGCCGCCGCCGTTGCAGTCGTACTGCTTGATCTGGGCGCCCTGCCACTGCGACTGGCTGGTGACGTCGGCGCACCGGCCGCTGTGCCGGGCGATCAGTGTGTTGTACGTGGCGCTGGTGCCGCTGATCGAGCCGGTGGCCGTGTCGATGGTGACCTCCGGGGACCAGGACATGGACATCGAGGTCGAGGACGGGAAGGTCAGCGGCAGCCAGACGTAGCGGGAGTCGTTGACGGTGCCGCCGAAGGAGTTGCCCCAGCGGTCGCCCAGGTAGAGGTACGAGGTGGTGGAACCGCCCTGTACGGGGAGGACGTACGCGGTCTGCGAGCCGTAGGTCGTGGAGTCGCCGACGTTCCTCATCGCGGTCCACGGGCCGGCGAGGCTGGTGGCGGTGGCGTACTGCTGCTGGTTGGGGTTCCAGCCGGTGGCACCCGACGTCAGCATGAAGTAGACGCCGTTGCGCTTGAACAGGGCGGGAGCCTCCCGGTGGCCGCCGTGCCAGGGGTCGGCGACCAGCGCGGCGATGCCGGTGTAGTCGCTGGTCAGACGGTAGATGTGCAGGTCGTAGTTCTCGCGGGCGGCGGAGACCATGTAGCCGGTGCCGTCGGTGTCGACGAACACCGTGATGTCACGGGACATGTGCTGACCGAACGGGCGGAAGCTGCCCTGCCAGGTGTAGTCGCCGTCCACGGTGTCGGAGACGGCCACGGCGGCGCGGGCCTGGCTGTAGTCGACGCCGTTCTCCTTGTGCATCCACATGACGAACTTGCCGGTGGCGGCGTTGTACATGACCTTGGGGCGCTCGATGTTGGCGGTGGCCAGCTCCGAGTGGCTGGACTGGGTCAGGACGTGGTTCCTGAACTCCCAGTTCTTCAGGTCGGTGGAGCGGTAGGCGTCCACGTAGCGGAAGGTGTTGTCGGCGTTGCGGTGCTCGCCGAACCAGTAGTAGTACGAGCCGACCTTGATGACCCCGCCGCCGTGGGCGTGCACCGGGTTGCCCGAGGTGTCGGTGAACTGCGTGCCGGTGGTGACGGTCCGGGGTGCCGCCTGCGCGGGACCGGCGGTGGCCAGGGCACCGGCCACGGCCAGACACAGGGCGAGCAGCACCGCGTACGCACGTCTCATCTCAAGCACTCTCCTCCGCGGTCACGGCGGACGTGTCCGCCACGGGTATGCCGAAGTCCGGGGTGCCGTCCGCGTTCCAGTTCAGCTTCTGGATGCGGGTGTGCCGGTTGGGGTCGTTGAGCGGGTCGCCGTTGATCTCCTTGTACTGGCGGGCGTGGTAGACGAGGACGTCGGTGCGGCCGTCCTCGGCGACGGTGAAGCAGTTGTGGCCCGGGCCGTACTGCTTGGTGGTGTCGTTGCTGGTGAAGACCGGGGTCGGCGACTTGGCCCAGCTCGCCGGGTCCATCAGGTCGCTGTCGGCGTCGGCGGTCAGCAGGCCGACGCAGTAGTTGAAGTCGGTGGCGGAGGCCGAGTAGGTGAGGAAGATGCGGCCGTTGCGCTTGAGGACGTACGCGCCCTCGTTGACCTTGAAGCCGACGCACTCCCAGTCGTACTCCGGGGTGGACAGCCGCACTTGAGGACCGGTCAGTGTCCATGGATTCGCCATCTTCGACAGGAAGAGGCCGGTGTTGTTGTCCAGGCCGGGCTCGTGCTGCGCCCAGCACAGGTAGCGGGTGCCCCGGTGGGTGAAGGTGGTGGCGTCCAGGGAGAAGGTCTCCCAGGCCGTCTTGACCTGGCCCTTCTCCACCCAGGTGCCCTTGAACGGGTCGGGGTGGGCGTTCTCCAGGACCCAGATGCGGATCCGCCACACGTCCTCGGCGGGCGCGGCGGCGAAGTAGATGTACCACTTGCCGCCGATGCGGTGCAGCTCCGGGGCCCAGATGTGGGCGCCCATGTCGCCGGTGGGGTGGGCCCGCCAGATGACCGACTCGGCGGCCGTGGACAGGCCGTTCAGGGTGCGGGAGCGGCGCAGGATGATCCGGTCGTACTCGGGGGCGGTGGCGGTGAAGTAGTAGCGCCCGTCGATGTGGCGGTGGATGTGGGGGTCGGCGCGCTGCCGGACGAGGGGGTTCTCGTACGGGACAGCCCGTCGGGGTGCGGCGTGGGCGACACCGGGGACGGCCGAGGCGGCGGTCAGCGCGCCGGCGGCTGCGGCGCCCTTCAACAGCAGCCTGCGGCTGGGGGGTTCGGGCAGGTCGTTTTCGCGGCTCATACGGACTGCCTCTCAGGGTTCTCATGGGGGATCTGTTCGAAATTACGGACATGATCTGTCATTACGAACGCCGAAAAGGTAAGGGTGTGGAACGTGGAGGTCAACGGGTTGGACGGGATGAGGGAGAGCGCTTTCTGGTCGGGTTTTCTGGCCCGGGTGCGATTTTCTGTTATCGACCGCCTTCCGCCCCGTCTCCCATACCGTGCGCAGCCTTACCCACAAGACAGCAGCGGCCGCCGGCGCCCTCGCCGCGGTCGCCGCCCTCACCGTCACCGCTTCCCCCACGGCGGTGGCCGCCGGCCCCCGGGACATATCCGCCGATGTGCTCGGGGGCCGGGACGTCACGCTCGACGGCGACGCGGTGGTGACCGTGCCGCCCGGCACGACGACGTACGACGGCGTCTTCCGCGGCGAGGGCACCCTCACCGTGCGCGGCACCGGCACGCTGATCCTGACCAGGGACAGCGATTTCACGCTGCCCAAGTCGCGGCAGCGGCAGCAGGTGAGCGTCCGCGGCGGCAACCACCCCTACGTCACCACGACCCGCCCCGACCCGCCCGCGATCACCGTCGAGCGCGGGGCGACCCTCCAGTACGGCAACGGCGGCACCACCGGGCTGATCGGCCACTTCCCCTACAACACCCCGGCGTTCCGGCTCAACCAGGACAACATCCGGGTCGACGGCACCCTGCGGCTGTCCCTGAGGAGCGCCTACAACCTGGGCACGATCAGCGGCTCCGGGCTCATCACCCAGCCGCGCTTCCTCTGGGGCACCTGGGACATCTCGGGCACCCACCCCTTCTCCGGGGTGATCGACAACGGCACCCAGGCGAACGCCGGCGCACCGGAGTACGCGACGTCACTGCCCAATGTGCGCAAGATCCTCAACCAGGGCACCTGGACCGTGGACACCCCGCTGGGCCAGACCGTCACCCAGCGCATGGACTTCTACCAGCGCGAGTACGGCAGCGACATCAACGTCCAGTCTCGACCCGGCAGCAAGGTGGTACTGACCGGCCAGTACAGCTGGTCGAACCAGGGCGGGGACACCAACCCCTCGCTCAGCGACCCGGCCCTGAACTGGACGCCCGCCCGCAAGAACGTCAACAAGCGCGGCACCAACATCAAGGGCGCCAACGTCCAGTGGGGCGACGGGACGACGA
It encodes:
- a CDS encoding rhamnogalacturonan lyase B N-terminal domain-containing protein; protein product: MSGSHDRSVRRRTFVLGATAAAGTAALAGTARAAAFGWRDDGSNYVVDTGAHLVFKVSKSNGDLTSLVYRGTEYQGYGGKNSHIESGLGSSTVSVRQSGSTILISVAYGTLRHYYAARSGENNIYLWTNKADTSVSATRYILRVRKGLFLNDEPDSYTYAPTTVEASDVFAKSDGQTRSKHYSKLRVMDYDYIGWSGGGVGLWIVRSNHEKASGGPFYRSLLRHQSADGGGLYEILYYGQNQTEAQRFGLQGPYVIALTDGGAPSASLFPGTLTTSWADSLGMSGYVGAGGRGKVAGVGIAGRNTAYPYTVGLANSAAQYWGSARSSDGFFSIGGVLPGTYTLTVFKGELAVHTGSVTVAAGATTTLNTITVPSSNDPGNAAAIWRIGEWDGTPSGLKNADLMTYAHPSDVRAAPWTGNVVIGNNETSAFPCYLWKDVNSGILVYFRLTAAQAAAAHTLRIGVTTAYANGRPQVTVNDAWTSAIPSPPTQPNTRSLTNGSYRGNNHTFTYSVPASAWKTDTGQYNVLRIAVVSGSGLTGYLSAGTAVDAIDLLA
- a CDS encoding RICIN domain-containing protein, yielding MRRAYAVLLALCLAVAGALATAGPAQAAPRTVTTGTQFTDTSGNPVHAHGGGVIKVGSYYYWFGEHRNADNTFRYVDAYRSTDLKNWEFRNHVLTQSSHSELATANIERPKVMYNAATGKFVMWMHKENGVDYSQARAAVAVSDTVDGDYTWQGSFRPFGQHMSRDITVFVDTDGTGYMVSAARENYDLHIYRLTSDYTGIAALVADPWHGGHREAPALFKRNGVYFMLTSGATGWNPNQQQYATATSLAGPWTAMRNVGDSTTYGSQTAYVLPVQGGSTTSYLYLGDRWGNSFGGTVNDSRYVWLPLTFPSSTSMSMSWSPEVTIDTATGSISGTSATYNTLIARHSGRCADVTSQSQWQGAQIKQYDCNGGGNQKYWLKSVGSGYYQLVTRHSSLCVQENASTVTQENCDASATGQQWSLTTTGSYVNIRSRATGECLDVNGASTADSAAIITYTCNGGTNQQWTRGT
- a CDS encoding glycoside hydrolase family 43 protein, with amino-acid sequence MSRENDLPEPPSRRLLLKGAAAAGALTAASAVPGVAHAAPRRAVPYENPLVRQRADPHIHRHIDGRYYFTATAPEYDRIILRRSRTLNGLSTAAESVIWRAHPTGDMGAHIWAPELHRIGGKWYIYFAAAPAEDVWRIRIWVLENAHPDPFKGTWVEKGQVKTAWETFSLDATTFTHRGTRYLCWAQHEPGLDNNTGLFLSKMANPWTLTGPQVRLSTPEYDWECVGFKVNEGAYVLKRNGRIFLTYSASATDFNYCVGLLTADADSDLMDPASWAKSPTPVFTSNDTTKQYGPGHNCFTVAEDGRTDVLVYHARQYKEINGDPLNDPNRHTRIQKLNWNADGTPDFGIPVADTSAVTAEESA